From a single Mangifera indica cultivar Alphonso chromosome 19, CATAS_Mindica_2.1, whole genome shotgun sequence genomic region:
- the LOC123203733 gene encoding cytochrome P450 76T24-like has translation MAMAELLQNPDALSKAQLELEETISKGNPVEESDITQLPYLQAIIKETLRLHPPAPFLIPHKSSTDMEINGFTIPKDARFLVNAFTIGRDEYLWDDPNTFFPERFLWSNVDVKGWGTTNLPWIASGNQNATFNVGLASSRL, from the coding sequence ATGGCGATGGCCGAACTCCTCCAGAATCCTGATGCCTTATCAAAAGCCCAGTTAGAGCTGGAGGAAACTATAAGCAAAGGGAACCCAGTTGAGGAATCAGACATCACTCAGTTGCCTTACTTACAAGCAATCATCAAAGAAACTTTGAGATTGCATCCGCCAGCACCCTTTTTGATTCCCCACAAATCCTCCACAGACATGGAAATCAACGGCTTCACAATCCCAAAGGACGCCCGATTTTTAGTGAATGCATTTACAATTGGCAGAGACGAATATTTATGGGATGACCCCAATACTTTTTTCCCGGAAAGATTCTTGTGGTCCAATGTTGATGTCAAAGGGTGGGGGACGACGAATCTGCCCTGGATTGCCAGTGGCAATCAGAATGCTACGTTTAATGTTGGCCTCGCTTCTTCACGCCTTTGA